A window of Longispora fulva contains these coding sequences:
- a CDS encoding ABC transporter substrate-binding protein: MKRVLVVSVAAMVAVAGLAGCGSSSKAKEKAAATTSAAEAKSAADLGGMDALIAAAKKEGQLNVITLPHDWANYGEILKAFSDKYGIKLDEANPDGSSSDEINAVKSLKGQDRAPDVLDLGSAFALSGAKEDLFAPYKVAKWDEIPANQKDADGKAYNDYGGFVSIGCDAKKIAVCPTSFADLLKPEYKGKVALNGNPTKSGSAFAGVYAAALANGGSFDNIQPGIDWFAKLKQAGNFLPVESTPATIEKGETPISIDWDYLNAGYADKFKDKGIDWKVAVPSDGKYANYYNQAISKSAPHPAAARLWEEFLYSDEGQNLWLKGYARPVRLPKMTAANTAKADLVAKLPKVEGDVKFPTPDQITAVKKVLADNWAKAITS; the protein is encoded by the coding sequence GTGAAGCGTGTTCTAGTGGTGAGCGTGGCCGCCATGGTGGCGGTTGCGGGCCTCGCCGGTTGTGGCTCGTCGTCGAAGGCCAAGGAGAAGGCGGCTGCGACGACCAGTGCCGCCGAGGCGAAGAGCGCGGCCGACCTGGGCGGCATGGACGCGCTCATCGCGGCTGCCAAGAAGGAGGGGCAGCTCAACGTCATCACGCTGCCCCACGACTGGGCGAACTACGGCGAGATCCTCAAGGCGTTCTCGGACAAGTACGGGATCAAGCTCGACGAGGCCAACCCGGACGGTTCCTCCTCCGACGAGATCAACGCCGTCAAGAGCCTCAAGGGCCAGGACCGTGCCCCCGACGTGCTGGACCTCGGTAGCGCCTTCGCGCTGTCCGGCGCCAAGGAGGACCTGTTCGCCCCCTACAAGGTCGCCAAGTGGGACGAGATCCCGGCGAACCAGAAGGACGCCGACGGCAAGGCCTACAACGACTACGGCGGCTTCGTCTCCATCGGCTGTGACGCCAAGAAGATCGCGGTCTGCCCGACCTCGTTCGCTGACCTGCTGAAGCCGGAGTACAAGGGCAAGGTCGCCCTGAACGGCAACCCGACCAAGTCCGGCTCGGCCTTCGCCGGCGTGTACGCCGCGGCCCTGGCCAACGGCGGCAGCTTCGACAACATCCAGCCGGGCATCGACTGGTTCGCCAAGCTCAAGCAGGCCGGCAACTTCCTGCCCGTCGAGTCGACCCCGGCCACGATCGAGAAGGGCGAGACCCCGATCTCGATCGACTGGGACTACCTGAACGCCGGGTACGCCGACAAGTTCAAGGACAAGGGCATCGACTGGAAGGTCGCGGTGCCGTCGGACGGCAAGTACGCGAACTACTACAACCAGGCGATCAGCAAGTCCGCCCCGCACCCGGCCGCCGCGCGCCTGTGGGAGGAGTTCCTCTACTCCGACGAGGGCCAGAACCTGTGGCTGAAGGGCTACGCCCGCCCGGTCCGGCTGCCGAAGATGACGGCCGCCAACACCGCGAAGGCCGACCTGGTCGCCAAGCTGCCGAAGGTCGAGGGCGACGTTAAGTTCCCGACCCCGGACCAGATCACGGCCGTGAAGAAGGTGCTCGCCGACAACTGGGCGAAGGCGATCACCTCTTGA